From the genome of Bubalus bubalis isolate 160015118507 breed Murrah chromosome 2, NDDB_SH_1, whole genome shotgun sequence, one region includes:
- the LOC102393282 gene encoding 60S ribosomal protein L27a: protein MPSRLRKTRKLRGHVSHGHGRIGKHRKHPGGRGNAGGMHHHRINFDKYHPGYFGKVGMRHYHLKRNQSFCPTVNLDKLWTLVSEQTRVNVAKNKTGAAPIIDVVRSGYYKVLGKGKLPKQPVIVKAKFFSRRAEEKIKGVGGACVLVA from the coding sequence ATGCCATCCAGACTAAGGAAGACCCGGAAACTTAGGGGCCACGTGAGCCATGGCCACGGCCGCATCGGCAAACACCGGAAACACCCGGGAGGCCGAGGTAATGCTGGTGGCATGCATCATCACAGGATCAACTTCGACAAATATCACCCAGGATACTTTGGGAAAGTTGGTATGAGGCATTACCACTtaaagaggaaccagagtttcTGCCCGACTGTCAACCTTGATAAATTGTGGACCTTGGTTAGTGAGCAGACACGAGTAAATGTTGCCAAGAACAAGACAGGAGCTGCTCCTATCATTGATGTGGTGCGATCAGGTTACTACAAAGTTCTGGGGAAAGGAAAGCTCCCAAAGCAGCCTGTCATCGTGAAGGCCAAATTCTTCAGCAGAAGAGCTGAGGAGAAGATTAAGGGTGTAGGTGGGGCTTGTGTCCTGGTGGCTTGA